A window of the Pseudomonas furukawaii genome harbors these coding sequences:
- the tauD gene encoding taurine dioxygenase: MSLHVTPLSTALGAIVGGIDLRQPLADADQRAIERALLDHQVLFFRAQPIEPSQQAAFAARFGELHIHPIYPNIPEQPEVLVLDTAVTDVRDNAIWHTDVTFLETPALGAVLASKQLPAYGGDTLWASSSAAFEALSKPLQRLLDGLTASHDFTRSFPLERFGNTPEALERYHEVQRQHPPVSHPVVRTHPVTGRRGLFVNEGFTTRINELEPAESDALLRFLFAHSTRPEFTIRWRWQENDLAFWDNRITQHYAVDDYRPARRVMHRATILGDRPH, from the coding sequence ATGAGCCTCCACGTCACTCCGCTGAGCACGGCCCTGGGCGCCATCGTCGGCGGCATCGACCTGCGCCAGCCGCTGGCCGACGCCGACCAGCGGGCCATCGAACGCGCCCTCCTCGACCATCAGGTGCTGTTCTTTCGCGCCCAGCCAATCGAGCCGTCCCAACAGGCGGCTTTTGCTGCTCGCTTCGGCGAGCTGCATATCCATCCGATCTACCCGAACATTCCCGAGCAGCCGGAAGTGCTGGTGCTCGATACGGCCGTCACTGACGTACGTGACAACGCCATCTGGCACACCGACGTGACCTTCCTCGAAACGCCGGCCCTCGGCGCTGTGCTGGCCTCCAAGCAGCTGCCGGCGTATGGCGGCGATACCCTGTGGGCAAGTAGCAGCGCGGCTTTCGAGGCGCTCTCAAAGCCGCTGCAGCGCTTGCTCGACGGCCTCACCGCCAGCCACGACTTCACCCGTTCGTTTCCGCTGGAACGCTTCGGCAACACCCCCGAGGCGCTGGAGCGCTACCACGAGGTGCAGCGCCAGCACCCGCCGGTAAGCCACCCGGTGGTGCGCACGCATCCCGTTACCGGACGCAGGGGACTGTTCGTCAACGAGGGCTTCACCACGCGAATCAACGAGCTGGAGCCGGCCGAAAGCGACGCCCTGCTGCGCTTCCTCTTCGCCCACAGCACCCGCCCGGAATTCACCATCCGCTGGCGTTGGCAGGAGAACGACCTGGCCTTCTGGGACAACCGCATCACCCAGCACTATGCCGTGGACGACTACCGCCCGGCGCGGCGGGTCATGCACCGCGCAACCATTCTCGGTGACCGCCCACACTAA
- a CDS encoding rhodanese-like domain-containing protein: MAHHDEDFLRRATEAKTRIRQLVPEEARQRITQGGLLLDVRSGEEYAEGHIEGAYNLPAEELAKQIARLQPDKQAPILCYCRGGNRGALAADELQRLGYANVASIEGGLTAFLNASESE; encoded by the coding sequence ATGGCCCATCACGATGAAGACTTCCTGCGCCGCGCCACCGAGGCCAAGACACGCATCCGGCAGCTAGTGCCCGAGGAGGCACGCCAGCGCATCACACAGGGCGGCCTGCTGCTGGATGTGCGCAGTGGCGAGGAGTATGCCGAGGGCCATATCGAGGGCGCCTACAACCTTCCTGCCGAAGAGCTGGCCAAGCAGATCGCCCGGCTGCAGCCGGACAAACAGGCGCCGATCCTCTGCTACTGCCGTGGCGGCAACCGCGGCGCCCTGGCCGCCGACGAACTACAGCGCCTTGGCTACGCCAACGTCGCCTCGATCGAGGGTGGTCTGACGGCCTTCCTGAACGCTTCCGAGAGCGAATGA
- a CDS encoding SfnB family sulfur acquisition oxidoreductase, protein MISPITLEDSYTAREALGSSDQDIAPALLPAAVLSSDAEALQAAHELARIANAEAIVRDRERRLPWDLVERFTISGLGSIAVPREFGGPQLPHVTIAEVFRIISAADPALGQIPQNQFGLIGLLRAFASPEQQRRLFASVLAGWRIGNGGPERGSKHTQDIQARLVQRDGRRLFSGEKFYSTGALFAHWIAAKALDEDGRPWLAFIQRGRPGLRVVNDWSGFGQRTTASGTVMLNEVEVDADNLIPLWPLAEQPSIQGAFSQLIQAAIDLGIADAALRDAIAFVRDKARPWIDAKVDRAGDDPYVIADVGRLQIELHAAEALLHKAGRVLDEVAAAPIDADGAARASIAVAEAKALTTEISLAASEKLLEVSGSRATLAEFGLDRHWRNARTHTLHDPVRWKYHAIGAWHLNGSRPNRHSWI, encoded by the coding sequence ATGATCAGTCCGATTACCCTTGAGGACAGTTACACCGCTCGCGAAGCTCTGGGTTCATCCGACCAGGACATCGCCCCCGCCCTGCTCCCCGCCGCCGTTCTCAGCAGCGACGCCGAAGCCCTGCAAGCAGCCCACGAACTGGCCCGCATCGCCAACGCCGAAGCCATAGTGCGTGACCGCGAGCGCCGCCTCCCCTGGGATCTGGTGGAGCGCTTCACCATCAGTGGCCTCGGCAGCATCGCTGTCCCGCGCGAATTTGGCGGCCCGCAGCTACCCCACGTCACCATCGCCGAAGTGTTCCGCATCATCTCCGCCGCCGACCCGGCTCTGGGACAGATCCCACAGAACCAGTTCGGTCTCATCGGCCTGCTGCGCGCCTTCGCCAGCCCCGAGCAGCAACGCCGCCTGTTCGCCAGCGTGCTGGCCGGCTGGCGCATCGGCAACGGCGGCCCCGAGCGCGGCAGCAAGCACACCCAGGACATCCAGGCGCGCCTGGTGCAGCGCGACGGCCGTCGGCTCTTCAGCGGCGAGAAGTTCTATTCCACCGGTGCCCTGTTCGCCCATTGGATCGCCGCCAAGGCTCTGGACGAAGACGGACGCCCCTGGCTGGCCTTCATCCAGCGCGGCCGCCCCGGCCTGCGCGTCGTCAACGACTGGTCCGGTTTCGGCCAGCGCACCACCGCCAGTGGCACCGTGATGCTCAACGAGGTGGAGGTGGATGCCGATAACCTGATCCCGCTCTGGCCGCTGGCCGAGCAACCGAGCATCCAGGGCGCCTTCTCCCAGCTGATCCAGGCCGCCATTGACCTGGGCATCGCCGATGCCGCTCTGCGTGACGCCATCGCCTTCGTACGCGACAAGGCGCGGCCGTGGATCGACGCCAAGGTCGATCGGGCAGGCGACGATCCCTATGTGATAGCCGATGTCGGCCGCCTGCAGATCGAGCTGCATGCCGCCGAGGCGCTGCTGCACAAGGCAGGCCGCGTGCTGGATGAAGTCGCCGCCGCCCCCATCGACGCCGATGGCGCCGCCCGCGCCTCCATTGCCGTGGCCGAGGCCAAGGCGCTGACCACCGAGATATCGCTGGCCGCCAGCGAAAAGCTGCTGGAGGTGTCCGGCAGCCGCGCGACGCTGGCCGAGTTCGGCCTCGACCGCCACTGGCGCAACGCCCGCACCCACACCCTGCACGACCCGGTGCGCTGGAAGTACCACGCCATCGGTGCCTGGCACCTCAATGGCAGCCGCCCCAACCGCCATTCCTGGATCTGA
- a CDS encoding SfnB family sulfur acquisition oxidoreductase, which produces MNALLNTGAPLLRDAAEALAVAEGLADSFAREAAERDRERRLPHAELENFSRSGLWGITVPKAFGGPGLASVTLTKVIARIAQADGSLGQIPQNHFYALEVLRVNGSEAQQRRLYAEVLAGKRFGNALAELGTRTALDRNTRLTRTDDGYRIDGRKFYCTGALFAQRIPTLAVDEHGVGFLAFVPREAKGLQLIDDWSGFGQRTTGSGSVLFDSVPVAADDVVPFQSAFDRPTTVGPFAQLLHAAIDTGIARGAYEDLLQFVRNKSRPWIDSGVDKASDDPLTQQEIGKLRVRLAATEALLERAGEFVDRAQLAPDEHSVAAASIAVAEARAISTETSLLLGSKLLELSGSRATLAEFGLDRHWRNARTHTLHDPVRWKYHAIGDYYLNDRLPPRRGTI; this is translated from the coding sequence ATGAACGCACTCCTCAACACCGGCGCGCCGCTGCTACGCGACGCCGCCGAGGCGCTGGCCGTGGCCGAAGGCCTGGCCGACTCCTTCGCCCGTGAGGCCGCTGAGCGCGACCGCGAGCGCCGCCTGCCGCACGCCGAACTCGAAAACTTCTCCCGCTCCGGCCTGTGGGGCATCACCGTGCCCAAGGCCTTCGGCGGCCCTGGTCTTGCCAGCGTCACCCTGACCAAAGTGATCGCCCGCATCGCCCAGGCCGACGGCTCGCTCGGGCAGATTCCGCAGAACCACTTCTACGCACTGGAAGTGCTGCGGGTGAACGGCAGCGAGGCGCAGCAGCGTCGCCTGTACGCCGAGGTCCTGGCCGGCAAACGCTTCGGCAACGCCCTGGCCGAGCTGGGCACCAGGACCGCGCTGGACCGCAACACCCGCCTGACCCGCACCGACGACGGCTACCGCATCGACGGGCGCAAGTTCTACTGCACCGGCGCGCTGTTCGCCCAGCGCATCCCCACTCTGGCCGTGGACGAGCATGGCGTCGGCTTCCTCGCCTTCGTCCCGCGCGAGGCCAAAGGCCTGCAGCTGATCGACGACTGGAGCGGCTTCGGACAGCGCACCACCGGCAGCGGCAGTGTGCTGTTCGACAGCGTGCCGGTGGCAGCCGACGACGTGGTGCCGTTCCAGAGCGCGTTCGACCGGCCGACCACCGTCGGCCCCTTCGCCCAGTTGCTGCATGCGGCCATCGACACCGGCATCGCCCGAGGCGCCTACGAGGACCTGCTGCAGTTCGTGAGGAACAAGTCACGTCCGTGGATCGACTCCGGCGTCGACAAGGCCAGCGATGACCCGCTGACCCAGCAGGAGATCGGGAAATTGCGCGTGCGCCTGGCCGCCACCGAAGCACTACTGGAACGCGCCGGCGAGTTCGTCGACCGCGCCCAGTTGGCACCGGACGAACACAGCGTGGCCGCTGCCTCCATCGCAGTCGCCGAGGCTCGCGCGATCAGCACCGAGACCTCGCTGCTGCTCGGCAGCAAGCTGCTGGAGCTGTCCGGCAGCCGCGCGACGCTGGCCGAGTTCGGCCTCGACCGCCACTGGCGCAACGCCCGCACCCACACCCTGCACGACCCGGTGCGCTGGAAGTACCACGCCATCGGCGACTACTACCTGAACGACCGCCTGCCACCGCGCCGGGGAACCATCTGA
- a CDS encoding LLM class flavin-dependent oxidoreductase, which translates to MAKQLLLNAFNMNCVGHINHGLWTHPRDRSVDFNRLDYWTDLARLLERGLFDGLFLADILGVYDVYQGGVELTLRESIQLPVNDPLLLVSAMAGVTSHLGFGVTANLSYEAPFTFARRMSTLDHLTGGRVGWNIVTGYLESAARAMGHGEQETHDRRYDQADEYLEVLYKLWEGSWEDDAVLADRGRRIYARPDKVHPIRHHGEFYRVEGYHLSQPSPQRTPLLFQAGSSARGLKFAGNHAECVFIGGQNKEAVRAQVDKVRAAAVAAGRPADAIKVFMGINAIVAPTEAEALDKLAEYRRHASPEAGIAHFSASTGIDLAAFGLDEPIVERKTNAIESVVKGFSGWTKRRLLEQHALGGRYPQAVGSPSQVADQLLAWIDETGLDGFNLTRTVTPESYIDFIDLVIPELQQRGRYKTAYADGALRHKLFGQGPRLAAPHPAAHWRQANLQTEEKESRHA; encoded by the coding sequence ATGGCCAAGCAACTGCTGCTCAATGCCTTCAACATGAACTGCGTCGGCCATATCAACCACGGCCTGTGGACCCACCCGCGCGACCGCTCGGTGGACTTCAACCGCCTGGACTACTGGACCGACCTCGCCCGCCTGCTGGAACGCGGGCTGTTCGACGGGCTGTTCCTGGCCGACATCCTCGGCGTCTACGACGTCTACCAGGGCGGCGTCGAGCTGACCCTGCGCGAGAGCATCCAGCTGCCGGTCAACGACCCGCTGCTGCTGGTCTCGGCCATGGCCGGCGTCACCTCGCACCTGGGCTTCGGCGTCACCGCCAACCTGAGCTACGAGGCGCCCTTCACCTTCGCCCGGCGCATGAGCACGCTGGACCACCTCACCGGTGGGCGGGTCGGCTGGAACATCGTCACCGGCTACCTGGAGAGTGCCGCCCGCGCCATGGGCCACGGCGAACAGGAGACGCACGACCGCCGCTACGACCAGGCCGACGAATACCTGGAGGTGCTCTACAAGCTCTGGGAAGGCAGCTGGGAAGACGATGCGGTGTTGGCTGACCGTGGCCGGCGTATCTATGCCCGGCCGGACAAGGTCCATCCGATCCGCCACCACGGCGAGTTCTACCGGGTGGAGGGGTATCACCTCAGCCAGCCCTCGCCGCAGCGCACGCCACTGCTGTTCCAGGCCGGTTCCTCGGCGCGCGGCCTGAAGTTCGCCGGCAACCACGCGGAGTGCGTGTTCATCGGCGGGCAGAACAAGGAAGCGGTGCGCGCCCAGGTCGACAAGGTGCGCGCCGCGGCCGTGGCCGCCGGACGCCCGGCGGACGCGATCAAGGTATTCATGGGCATCAACGCGATAGTCGCGCCGACCGAAGCCGAGGCCCTCGACAAGCTCGCCGAGTATCGGCGTCACGCCAGCCCAGAGGCCGGTATCGCGCACTTCTCCGCCTCCACCGGTATCGACCTGGCCGCCTTTGGCCTGGACGAGCCCATCGTCGAGCGCAAGACCAACGCTATCGAGTCGGTGGTGAAGGGCTTCAGCGGGTGGACCAAGCGCCGCCTGCTGGAGCAGCACGCCCTAGGCGGCCGCTATCCGCAGGCGGTCGGCTCGCCCAGCCAGGTGGCCGATCAGTTGCTGGCCTGGATCGACGAGACCGGCCTGGATGGCTTCAACCTCACCCGCACCGTCACCCCGGAGAGCTACATCGACTTCATCGACCTGGTGATCCCCGAGCTGCAGCAGCGCGGCCGCTACAAGACCGCCTACGCCGATGGCGCCCTGCGCCACAAGCTGTTCGGCCAGGGCCCGCGACTGGCCGCACCCCACCCGGCCGCCCACTGGCGGCAAGCGAATCTACAGACTGAAGAAAAGGAATCCCGCCATGCGTAA
- a CDS encoding MetQ/NlpA family ABC transporter substrate-binding protein, giving the protein MRKSLRSFTLRAAAFGLLLAGGLAQADEPLKLGTTAAFAPPLEVAVAEAKAQGLDVELVEFTDWIAPNVSLANGDIDVNYFQHIPFLENAKKEGGYDLVPVARGVLNNVGLYSKKHKDFSTLPDGAKVAIANDPINGGRGLQLLRKAGLIELKPDVGYKATLDDITANPKNIRIIELEAVQLVRALDEVDLAQGYPHYIRLAGTHDPESALLFDGLDNPEYIIQFVAQPAKAKDARLLKFIDIYQHSPAVRAALDKAHGKLYQPGWES; this is encoded by the coding sequence ATGCGTAAATCTCTCAGAAGCTTCACCCTGCGCGCCGCCGCTTTCGGCCTGCTGCTGGCCGGCGGTCTGGCCCAGGCGGACGAGCCACTCAAGCTGGGTACCACCGCCGCCTTCGCCCCGCCTCTGGAAGTGGCGGTAGCCGAAGCCAAGGCCCAGGGGCTGGACGTGGAGCTGGTGGAGTTCACCGACTGGATCGCGCCCAATGTCAGCCTGGCCAACGGCGACATCGACGTTAACTACTTCCAGCACATTCCCTTCCTGGAGAACGCCAAGAAGGAAGGCGGCTACGACCTGGTGCCGGTGGCGCGCGGGGTGCTCAACAACGTCGGCCTGTACTCGAAGAAGCACAAGGACTTCTCCACCCTGCCGGACGGCGCCAAGGTGGCCATCGCCAACGACCCGATCAATGGTGGACGCGGCCTGCAACTGCTGCGCAAGGCCGGGCTCATCGAGCTCAAGCCGGATGTCGGCTACAAGGCCACCCTCGACGACATCACCGCCAACCCGAAGAACATCCGCATCATCGAACTGGAAGCCGTGCAACTGGTACGCGCCCTGGATGAAGTGGACCTGGCCCAGGGCTACCCGCACTACATCCGCCTGGCCGGCACCCACGACCCGGAGTCGGCGCTGCTGTTCGACGGCCTGGACAACCCCGAGTACATCATCCAGTTCGTCGCTCAGCCGGCGAAGGCCAAGGACGCCCGCCTGCTCAAGTTCATCGACATCTACCAGCATTCGCCGGCTGTGCGCGCCGCCCTGGACAAGGCCCACGGCAAGCTATACCAGCCAGGCTGGGAAAGCTGA
- a CDS encoding methionine ABC transporter permease has protein sequence MSLLLERLWQGLLDTLLMVGVSSLLALLAGIPLAVFLVTSSKGGIFEAPRLNEVLGAIVNLFRSIPFLILMVALIPFTRLVVGTTYGVWAAVVPLTIAATPFFARIAEVSLREVDHGLIEAAQAMGCRRWHIVWHVLLPEALPGIVGGFTITLVTMINSSAMAGAIGAGGLGDLAYRYGYQRFDSQVMLTVIVALVVLVSLIQFSGDRLAKRLNHRT, from the coding sequence ATGTCGCTGCTGCTTGAACGTCTGTGGCAGGGCCTGCTCGATACCCTGCTTATGGTCGGCGTATCGTCGCTGCTCGCACTGCTGGCCGGCATTCCGCTGGCAGTGTTCCTGGTCACCAGCAGCAAAGGCGGCATCTTCGAGGCGCCACGGCTGAACGAGGTACTCGGCGCCATCGTCAACCTGTTCCGCTCGATCCCGTTCTTGATCCTGATGGTTGCGCTCATTCCCTTCACCCGCCTGGTTGTCGGCACCACCTATGGCGTCTGGGCTGCGGTGGTGCCACTGACCATCGCGGCCACGCCGTTCTTCGCTCGCATTGCCGAAGTCAGTCTGCGTGAAGTCGACCACGGCCTGATCGAAGCCGCCCAGGCCATGGGCTGCCGGCGCTGGCACATCGTCTGGCACGTGCTGCTGCCCGAGGCCCTGCCGGGCATCGTCGGCGGCTTCACCATCACACTGGTGACCATGATCAATTCCTCGGCCATGGCCGGTGCCATCGGCGCGGGCGGGCTCGGCGACCTGGCCTACCGCTACGGTTACCAGCGCTTCGACAGCCAGGTGATGCTCACGGTGATCGTCGCCCTGGTGGTGCTGGTCAGCCTGATCCAGTTCAGCGGCGACCGCCTGGCCAAACGCCTCAACCACCGCACCTGA
- a CDS encoding transporter substrate-binding domain-containing protein, producing the protein MKKPSLLTLGLALITTCSSALAGPILDRVQQRGEVVGVLMENYPPFSFLNEQNQLDGFDVDIAKAVADRLGVKLRLETPSWDVIAAGRWGGRYDLCICSMTPSQARAEVFNFPLNYYASPAVIVVNAADERIQSGKDLDGRKVGVITASTYESYLRKDLVIEGAEDRKIDYPFDQVQIAPYDNETVAFQDLALGAGVRLDAMVTNLVTARERIAADPRFKVTGEVLYGEPNAVATEKGDPEWDAKLVEIFAALKQDGTLAKISQKWIGTDISQ; encoded by the coding sequence ATGAAAAAACCTAGTCTGCTCACCCTGGGCCTTGCCTTGATCACCACCTGCTCCAGCGCCCTTGCCGGCCCCATTCTCGACCGCGTGCAGCAGCGCGGCGAAGTGGTGGGCGTATTGATGGAAAACTACCCGCCCTTCTCCTTTCTCAATGAGCAGAATCAGCTGGACGGCTTCGACGTGGACATCGCCAAGGCCGTAGCCGACCGCCTGGGCGTCAAGCTGCGCCTGGAAACGCCGTCCTGGGACGTGATAGCCGCCGGCCGCTGGGGCGGTCGCTATGACCTGTGCATCTGCTCCATGACGCCGAGCCAGGCGCGTGCCGAGGTCTTCAACTTCCCGCTCAACTACTACGCCTCGCCTGCCGTCATCGTGGTCAATGCAGCGGACGAACGTATCCAAAGCGGCAAGGATCTGGACGGCAGGAAAGTGGGCGTGATCACCGCCTCCACCTACGAGAGCTACCTGCGCAAGGACCTGGTGATCGAAGGTGCCGAAGATCGGAAGATCGACTACCCCTTCGACCAGGTGCAGATCGCGCCCTACGACAACGAGACCGTCGCCTTCCAGGATCTCGCCCTCGGCGCTGGCGTTCGCCTGGACGCCATGGTCACCAACCTGGTGACCGCCAGGGAACGCATCGCCGCCGACCCGCGCTTCAAGGTGACCGGCGAGGTGCTGTATGGCGAACCCAATGCCGTGGCCACCGAGAAGGGTGATCCGGAGTGGGACGCCAAGTTGGTCGAGATATTCGCAGCACTCAAGCAGGACGGCACCCTGGCGAAGATCTCGCAGAAATGGATCGGCACCGATATCAGCCAATGA
- a CDS encoding amino acid ABC transporter permease: protein MTAFPQPPRLPRLAAGMLSALPRLFGFRVRLYLTWAALLALCVAFFLTFDLKFSVIADKWPNLVGIDLGPNGFLQGAALTLFLSVCSIIVSVLLGFIAALARLSSSAVAFGIATFYASFFRGTPLLIQILLIYLGLPQIGLVPGAITAGILALSLNYGAYLSEIFRAGILGVAHGQREAALALGMRRGVIFWRIVLPQAMRTILPPTTNQFISMLKDSSLVSVMGVWEIMFLAQSYGRSSYRYIELLTAAAVIYWLLSIGLELIQARLERHYGKGFQERR from the coding sequence ATGACCGCCTTCCCTCAACCACCCCGCCTGCCGCGCCTCGCGGCGGGCATGCTGTCAGCGCTGCCACGCCTCTTCGGTTTTCGCGTACGCCTGTACCTGACCTGGGCCGCGTTACTGGCGCTGTGCGTCGCATTCTTCCTGACCTTCGACCTGAAGTTCTCGGTGATCGCGGACAAGTGGCCAAACCTGGTGGGCATCGACCTGGGGCCGAACGGTTTCCTCCAGGGCGCCGCACTGACCCTGTTTCTCAGCGTCTGCTCGATCATCGTATCGGTACTGCTGGGCTTTATCGCCGCGCTGGCGCGCCTGTCCTCCAGCGCCGTGGCCTTTGGTATCGCGACCTTCTACGCCTCGTTCTTTCGTGGCACACCGCTGCTGATCCAGATCCTGCTGATCTACCTGGGGCTGCCGCAGATAGGGCTGGTGCCTGGAGCGATCACGGCCGGCATCCTGGCTCTGTCGCTGAACTACGGCGCCTACCTGAGCGAGATCTTCCGCGCCGGCATCCTGGGTGTCGCCCACGGCCAGCGCGAGGCCGCGCTGGCACTGGGCATGCGGCGCGGCGTGATCTTCTGGCGCATCGTCCTGCCGCAGGCCATGCGCACCATCCTGCCGCCCACCACCAACCAGTTCATCTCCATGCTCAAGGACTCCTCGCTGGTATCGGTGATGGGCGTCTGGGAAATCATGTTCCTGGCCCAGTCCTATGGGCGCTCGTCGTACCGCTACATCGAGCTGCTGACCGCCGCCGCGGTCATCTACTGGCTGCTGTCGATCGGCCTGGAACTGATCCAGGCACGGCTGGAGCGGCACTACGGCAAGGGTTTCCAGGAGCGGCGCTAG
- a CDS encoding LLM class flavin-dependent oxidoreductase, which yields MSDPTPLLFGLYEQASVGCGGAPSLWTHPADERLGINTLKFWSNQARIAEQANLDLFFFAEVLGFYDVHGGNHDAALKWAVEAPANDPLLHIPALAALTDHLAFGATVSTTYEHPFSHARRFSTLDHLTGGRIGWNIVTSYLTSAARNFGLDRMIRHDDRYERAEEFMDVVYKLWEGSWANDAVVADKARQLYARGERVRPINHEGAHYRVAGPHLAAPSPQRSPLLIQAGWSGRGRQFAAKHAELIFTAKSDPLEIRAGLDDIARQAVANGRAADDVKSLTVLRVVTAPTAIEAQQKYDQLQSNYHLQAQLVSYAGDTGIDIDRYADNEPLTTHTEGMTSYVMRPGGSGKPLTAGEVRQRFARVTRGTDLILVGTPAQVAEKIEEHARISGTTGYMLNPLISPGTLTDFAELIVPELQKRGLYRTAAQSGTLRSRLRRDGADHLPGNAYGARFRFVQD from the coding sequence ATGTCCGATCCAACTCCCCTGCTCTTTGGCCTCTACGAACAAGCCAGCGTCGGCTGCGGCGGCGCGCCCAGCCTGTGGACGCATCCGGCCGACGAGCGCCTGGGCATCAACACCCTGAAATTCTGGTCGAACCAGGCGCGCATCGCCGAGCAGGCCAACCTCGACCTGTTCTTCTTCGCCGAAGTGCTGGGTTTCTACGACGTGCATGGCGGCAACCATGATGCCGCCCTGAAATGGGCCGTCGAGGCGCCGGCCAATGACCCGCTGCTGCACATCCCGGCACTGGCGGCGCTGACCGATCACCTCGCCTTCGGTGCGACGGTCAGCACCACCTACGAACACCCGTTCAGCCACGCACGTCGCTTCAGCACGCTGGATCACCTGACCGGCGGTCGTATCGGCTGGAACATTGTCACCTCCTACCTGACCAGCGCTGCGCGTAACTTTGGCCTGGATCGGATGATTCGCCACGATGACCGTTACGAACGCGCCGAAGAGTTCATGGACGTGGTCTACAAGCTCTGGGAAGGCAGCTGGGCCAATGATGCCGTGGTGGCTGACAAGGCAAGGCAGCTTTACGCCCGTGGCGAGCGGGTTCGACCGATCAACCACGAAGGCGCCCACTACCGGGTGGCCGGGCCGCACCTGGCCGCACCCTCGCCGCAACGCAGCCCGCTGCTGATCCAGGCGGGCTGGTCGGGGCGGGGACGGCAGTTCGCCGCCAAGCACGCCGAGCTGATCTTCACCGCCAAGTCCGACCCGCTGGAGATCCGCGCCGGGCTCGACGACATCGCCCGCCAGGCCGTGGCCAACGGCCGTGCCGCCGATGACGTGAAATCCCTCACCGTACTGCGGGTCGTCACCGCGCCCACGGCCATCGAGGCGCAGCAGAAATACGATCAGTTGCAGAGCAACTATCACCTGCAGGCTCAACTGGTCAGCTATGCCGGCGATACCGGCATCGACATCGACCGCTACGCCGACAACGAGCCACTGACCACCCACACCGAAGGCATGACCTCCTACGTCATGCGCCCCGGCGGCAGCGGCAAGCCGCTGACCGCAGGCGAGGTGCGCCAACGCTTCGCCAGGGTCACCCGCGGTACCGATCTGATTCTGGTCGGCACACCGGCCCAGGTCGCGGAGAAGATCGAAGAGCACGCGCGGATCTCCGGCACCACCGGCTACATGCTCAACCCACTGATCAGCCCCGGCACGCTCACCGATTTCGCCGAGCTGATCGTGCCGGAGCTGCAAAAGCGTGGGCTGTACCGCACGGCTGCGCAAAGCGGCACCTTGCGTTCACGACTGCGTCGTGACGGCGCCGACCATTTGCCGGGCAATGCCTATGGCGCTCGTTTCAGGTTCGTCCAGGACTGA
- a CDS encoding DEAD/DEAH box helicase family protein codes for MHSRSRSDRTDRSICCRIKPAPLVDSVEKTGVVSAFPEPHPSALELAPRLRVLHGEYYFNFKLPIGVSLTSHGGLTELADDLKGGLALQAMEELITHWRERLPADPKELFAALLELSLEDLAALFAVCAGTGVDVVSDKGTKGDSAADVLASTLSLDMRNWWKPTAERYFAQVPKGLSLEAMQVVAPAEVARLSALKKGDLASEAGRLVEGTSWLPAILTSHETQA; via the coding sequence GTGCACAGTAGAAGTCGAAGCGACAGAACTGACCGATCGATCTGCTGCCGCATTAAACCTGCGCCTCTGGTCGATTCTGTCGAGAAAACCGGCGTCGTTTCAGCTTTTCCTGAGCCGCATCCATCAGCGCTTGAGCTCGCACCAAGGCTGCGGGTTCTGCACGGCGAGTATTACTTCAATTTCAAGCTGCCGATTGGTGTCAGTCTGACCTCGCACGGCGGACTGACCGAGTTGGCCGACGACCTGAAAGGGGGCCTTGCCCTGCAGGCAATGGAAGAGCTGATCACGCACTGGCGGGAGCGCCTGCCCGCCGATCCGAAGGAGCTGTTCGCGGCGCTGCTGGAACTGTCCCTGGAAGACTTGGCCGCACTGTTTGCCGTGTGCGCCGGTACGGGCGTCGATGTGGTGAGCGACAAGGGCACCAAGGGCGACAGCGCCGCTGATGTGCTGGCCAGCACGCTGAGCCTCGACATGCGGAACTGGTGGAAGCCAACCGCAGAAAGATACTTCGCGCAGGTACCGAAGGGTCTTTCCCTGGAGGCCATGCAGGTCGTCGCCCCGGCCGAAGTGGCTCGCCTGTCCGCCCTGAAGAAAGGCGACCTCGCCAGCGAGGCGGGTCGCTTGGTCGAAGGGACGAGCTGGCTGCCGGCGATCCTCACCAGCCACGAAACTCAGGCATAG